The Malassezia japonica chromosome 5, complete sequence genome contains a region encoding:
- the SNF7 gene encoding ESCRT-III subunit protein snf7 (EggNog:ENOG503NX3E; BUSCO:EOG09264W71; COG:U), with amino-acid sequence MSGWLNWVSGKRDNKNAARDAIIGLREQLHLINKKEEHLLTKIDDELRKAKANVTTNKRAAQAALRQKKLYETELDRLSGNRMTLETQVNAIENANMNLETMRAMQRGSAALKNIHQNMDIDKVDNTMDNIREQMALSNEISEAISNPVGMGNELDEDELRDELQELEQEELNERLVGADAAPAHTLPTPAPAAASPAPAPAQRTASSAADEDEELRALQAELAM; translated from the exons ATGTCGGGGTGGCTCAACTGGGTGAGCGGCAAGCGCGACAACAAGaatgcggcgcgcgacgcaatCATCGGGCTGCGTGAACAGCTGCACCTCATCAACAAGAAAGAGGAGCATCTCCTGACCAagatcgacgacgagctgcggaAGGCCAAAGCGAATGTCACGACGAACAAGCGGG cggcgcaggcggcgctccggcAAAAGAAGCTGTACGagaccgagctcgaccgtCTCTCGGGCAACCGCATGACGCTCGAGACACAGGTCAATGCGATCGAGAACGCCAATATGAACCTCgagacgatgcgcgcgatgcagcgcggctcggcggcgctgaaAAACATTCACCAGAACAT GGACATCGACAAGGTCGACAATACTATGGACAACATCCGCGAGCAGATGGCGCTCTCGAACGAGATCTCCGAGGCGATCTCGAACCCGGTCGGAATGGGcaacgagctcgacgaagacgagctgcgcgacgagctccaggagctcgagcaggaggaACTCAACGAGCGCCTTGTGGGcgcagacgctgcgccggcacATACCTTGCCtacgcctgcgccggcggcagcgaGTCCGGCTCCCGCGCCTGCACAGCGCACGGCGTCTTCGGcggcggacgaggacgaggaactgcgtgcgctccagGCCGAACTGGCCATGTAG